In Shewanella sp. MR-4, the genomic stretch AACGACCCCGTGAGTTGATAAAACAGGGCAATCGCCCACATAAATACTGGCGGCTTATCGGGATAATATTCCCCACCCCGAGTAGGGAATAACCATTGGCCCGAGGCAACCATTTCCCGCGCGACCTCAACAAACCGCGGCTCGTCAGCAGGCCAAGGGGAACGAAAACCTATGCCAACCAGTAAGATCAGCAAACTCATCAACAGCAGCGGCCAGAGTACTTGATAATAATCTTCGCTATTGAAACGACGATTCAATGCATCCATTCCTAATCCCTATTTAGTTTTCCAATTCATCCACCTGCTTACGCAGGCTAGAACGGTAAAGGTAAGCGCCGATAAGACTCGAGATAATAAACAGCCCGATACTGATCCCCAGTTGGTTATGATCAGATAAGCCTATGCCCGCGCCCGCAAAACTGAAAATCAGCATCTGCGGCAAATAACCCAGCACGCTGCCAAACATAAATCCCCCCGCGGGGATATGTGTCGCCCCCGCAAACAGATTCGTCAGCAGATTACTGCCCACGGGTAACAGACGGATCATTAAGACTTTTAACCAAGTCCGATGAATGATCAGCGCCTCAAACTTTTGTAAACGATTGCCAAAACGTCGTTGCAGACTGTTTCGAATGGTTAATCTCGCGGTGTAAAACGCCAGCACACAACCCAGCAATGCCGCCAGGGTGGAAAATAAGCCACCATAGATGCCACCGAGGGCAAAGCCGAATACAAAGGCGATCACCTGCCTAGGTCCACCGACAGCGGTAAACAAGGCGCCAACCATCAGCAATACCGCCAGCGCATAGACCCCTTGAGCGGCAATAAAGTGTGCCACCCAATTGCTATCGGTTACATGCTCGAATAACCCTTGCTGGGCCGCAAACATTAACACCAGCAAAATAAAGACGATAAAAATCGCCTTATAGAGTCGCTTCATCTTAATCGTGCCAGCTGGTTTCGCTACGGGCGACCTTAGCGATTTTCGCCCTGCGACCGAGCCACATGACGCCCATGATGTCGACAATTCCGACCCAGACCCGATTCCAAGCAGTATATTTAGATACGCCTACTTGGCGATCCCTATGATTAACCACAGAAA encodes the following:
- a CDS encoding TVP38/TMEM64 family protein, with protein sequence MKRLYKAIFIVFILLVLMFAAQQGLFEHVTDSNWVAHFIAAQGVYALAVLLMVGALFTAVGGPRQVIAFVFGFALGGIYGGLFSTLAALLGCVLAFYTARLTIRNSLQRRFGNRLQKFEALIIHRTWLKVLMIRLLPVGSNLLTNLFAGATHIPAGGFMFGSVLGYLPQMLIFSFAGAGIGLSDHNQLGISIGLFIISSLIGAYLYRSSLRKQVDELEN